A region of Panicum virgatum strain AP13 chromosome 8N, P.virgatum_v5, whole genome shotgun sequence DNA encodes the following proteins:
- the LOC120684752 gene encoding spidroin-1-like: MGREMDAYRGRWRGSKRAWAWRRWTSSREGVAGGAADGAGGQAHETVAGGSPAGMEDAEPPRAGSSSDGGRHGTANRGGTYRSTALHATQQQRGGAERMRRGGGGAGPHRRGGAGVGPRWLRGAGAEGRGGSGTAPRATQQRQGGAGPAHRGSGGAGRPARRWGASERDQRESVSESES; this comes from the coding sequence ATGGGGAGAGAAATGGATGCGTACCGCGGACGGTGGCGCGGCAGTAAGAGAGCCTGGGCCTGGCGGCGCTGGACCTCCTCGCGGGAAGGCGTGGCAGGAGGGGCTGCGGATGGCGCCGGAGGTCAGGCGCACGAGACGGTGGCGGGCGGCTCACCAGCAGGGATGGAAGACGCGGAACCTCCTCGCGCGGGCTCCAGCAGCGACGGCGGGAGGCACGGGACCGCCAACAGGGGCGGCACCTACAGGTCGACGGCGCTGCACGccacgcagcagcagcggggcgGGGCCGAGCGGatgcgcaggggcggcggcggggcggggccgcaCCGGCGAGGCGGGGCCGGGGTAGGGCCGCGGTGGCTGCGCGGCGCCGGGGCGGAGGGGCGGGGCGGCAGCGGGACGGCGCCACGCGCCACGCAGCAGCGGCAGGGCGGGGCCGGGCCGGCGCAcaggggcagcggcggggcagggcgtccggcgcggcggtggggagCGAGTGAGAGAGACCAGAGAGAGAGCGTCAGTGAGTCAGAGAGTTAA